CCCATTACAGAGAAGCCGAAATTGTTTTTGTGATCGGCCAGCAGGATGTCAAACCAATCTTGATAGACCTGAACAAAATGCCCGGTGCCGGTAATCGGGAATGGCAGGATCGTTAAAACCAACAGCCAAATCAGCGAATACAGGATGTATTGACCCTTTTTTGGATAAAAAATAAACATTGCTGCGAAAATCAGCCCATACCCTTTTATACAAAAAGCAAGTATCGGAAACAGCGCGGCCCACTTCGGCTTTTGTTTTTCAAGGAATGTAAAAGTGAATAATCCCAATGCGGCGATGAGCGGATTGGTCTGCTGGCTGTGTAGAGACGTGGTTAGCTCCACCAGGATAAACCACCACAAAAAGCATTTGCTTTTGTAGGAAACAGGCAGGCATTTGATCGCATAAAAAACCGCAAGCGAACACGCAATGGCCCATAACACGATTGAAACCGAAACCGGCAAAAACGCGAACGGCGAAAAAAGAATGCAGAATGACGGATGATAAAGAAACAGATCAAAATACTCATCAGGATACTCCAAATGCAGATTTTGATGATGCAATAAATGTAAGACGGACGACCTGAAAATGACGAAGTTGTTGTATTTGTCTGGCCCGCCCCGGTAATGTTGGAGGGCAATCCCGATACTGGCTAAAACATACACTGACAAAATCGCATACTCTTTTGAAAAAAAAGCCGATAATTTTTTAAGCATTGGAGGGTAAATTTTTAAAGCATTTCAAAAGTTTTATAGAGACGCATTATGAGTCCAAATGGATGGAATCGGTGACAAAAAAATTTGATGCATCCCATCAAAACCAGAATTTACTGATCCATAAGGGACACAATTTTTGAGAGCTTTTGTATCTTTTGACGGGTATCATCAAATACACCACATCATGGAAGCGAAAGAAATCTTAAAACATCATTTTGCCAAAACCGTCACATTGACTGACGAGCAATTTAATTATATTTTTTCACATTTTAAGCCTATTTTTTTCAAAAAAGGACAGGTGATAATTTCCGAGGGAGACAAGGTCGAACATGAGTATTTCGTCACCTCCGGTTGCTTAAAGGCCTTTTTTGTCAATGATGAGATCAAAATGTACATCCTGCAATTCGCAATGCCCACCTGGTGGACGTCAGACTATGGCGCACTATATAATCAGACCCGGGCGACCATTAATGTGGACTGTATTACCGATGCAGAAGTCCTCAGTATTTCCAATGACGATCGTGAAAAAGTATGCGGTGAATTTCACCAGGTGGAGCACTTTTTTCGCTGGCGGACCAACCGGGGTTATATAGCGTCGCAAAAAAGGCTGCTATCATTTATGAACAATAATACCCGGACCCGCTACGAAGATTTGCTTGCACAATATCCCCAGCTCTACAATCTGGTCCCGAAACACCTCATTGCCGCCTACCTCGGGGTTTCGCGGGAGACGCTCAGCAGACTTTACAATTCTCACAAATAACCTCCTTTCGAAAGTGATCTACATCACGTAACCGCCTGCGCATTCCTGCTGTCCTTTGTGCTATCAAATTTTAACAATTGATATCATAAAGAAAATGGAAACTAAAAGATTTGCAGTCGAGGGTTCACAGAGTAACATTGACTGGACAGGAAGAAAAGTAACAGGTGCGCACAATGGCACCATTGACATCAAAGCTGGCGAGCTGACATTGCTCGATGGAAAACTGAGCGGCGGGAATTTCGTCATCGACGCTACGTCCATCAAGATACTGGACATCACTGATCCCGCTACCAACGCGCAGTTTGCAGGCCACCTGTTTTCAGAAGATTTTTTCGCAACAGAACGTTTTCCCCAGGCCACATTTGTCATTACCAGCACTAGTCAGCAGCATAACGACAGCTACACCGTCACCGGCGATCTGACGATCAAGGGTATCACCCACACGGTGAGCTTCCCGGCCCATATACATTTCTCAGATAGCTCCGTGACCGCGTCGGGTAAAATCCTCGTCGATCGTACCCGCTACGAAATGAAGTTCCGTTCAGGTAATTTCTTCACAAACCTGGGCGATACGCTCATCTACAATGAATTTGAACTGGATGTAAAATTAACCGCATCTGCCACCATTTAAACTGCAAAACCATGCCTTACATCAAAATAGAGGTAACCCGGGAAGGCGTTACCCGTGAACAAAAACAAAAGCTGATCGCAGGAGTGACCAACGTGATTACCGAAGTACTGAACAAAGACCCAAAACTGACCCACGTGGTGATACAGGAAATAGAACTGGACGACTGGGGTTACGCGGGAGAGCAGGTATCTGTACTCCGCGAAAAGGGAATAACCGCTAACAAACCTGCCTGAAAGGGAATTTCAAAAAAATCATGAAAAAGCAAACGATTATTATAACCGGCGCATCCACAGGAATTGGCAAAGCCATAGCCGGTTTATTTTTACAAAATGAGTACAATGTGGTCATCAACTCAGCCAATGAGGCAAACCTAACCGAGACGTTTAATGAACTCGGCCATCACGAGAGACTGGCCAGGGTTACTGGGGATATCAGCCGCCCGGCTACTGGGCAGCAGCTTGTTGAAACAGCCGTAACGAGGTTCGGAACCGTGGATATATTGGTAAACAATGCAGGGATATTTGAGCCCAAAGGTTTTCTGGAAGTGGACGAAGCCTATCTCGACCGTTTTTTAAGTATCAATTTAAAAGGTACCTACTTCACAAGTCAGGCTGCGATCAGGCAAATGCTGAAACAGGGCGAAGGCTCCATCATTAACATTGGTACCGTACTGGTAGATCACGCTATCGGCGGATTTCCAGCGACCGCACCTATTGCAAGTAAAGGTGGTATCCATGCATTGACGAGACAATTGGCAGCCGAGTTTGGCAAAAATAATATTCGTGTAAACGGCATTGCACCCGGCATTATCAGAAGCCCATTGCAATCCAAAAACGGCATCAGCGACGCGGACAGCCTTGCAGGCCTTCATCTGGTTGACCGTATCGGTGAAACAAGTGATGTTGCCGAACTGGTCCTTTACCTGGCAGGCAGCAATTTTGTGAGCGGCGAGATCATCAACCTGGACGGCGGGCATGTTTCCGGCCACCACATTGGATAAAATCAAATGAATTTGTAAAAATGAACAAGGTATGCGAAGGGGGCAAAATACCGGCGCATACCTCCTAAACAAACAATACAATGAACAACTACACTGATAACGCAGCGGCTGTAACAGCCGTTTTATCAAACTATCTTAACGGAGTCTTTAATGGAGACGTTGACTTGCTCCGCAGCGCATTTCACCCTCAGGCACTGGTAGCTGGCGATGTGAACGGGCAGCCTTATTTCAAAACGCTGGATCAATACCTCGACGGCGTCAAAAACCGGAAGAGCCCTTTCGAGCTGGGCGAAAAGTTTCGCATGGAAATTTTATCGATAGAAATCATCAATATGATAGCGGTTGCGAAGTTGCGTCTGCCTATGTTTGAGTTTAATTATTATGACCTGTTATCGCTGACCAAAGTCAATGGAGAATGGGTGATCGTAAATAAGTTATTAACCAATGTAAGCATTTGAAATCATGTGGAACCAAACCAGAATAACGCAGCTGCTGGGTATTAAATATCCAATCCTTTTGGGCCCGATGGGCGGTGGTTTTTCAACACCTGAGCTTCTGGCCGCAGTATCCAATGCAGGCGGATTGGGAAGCCTGGGCGCCTATACCCTCACGCCCGAGCAGCTGCTGGAAGCGGGAAAATCTATCAAAAATCAAACAGATAAGCCTTATAACATCAATCTTTGGGTTTCGGATGTTGACCCTGAGCTAGCCCATTATTCAGCAGAAAGCCTGGAAAAAGTAAAAGCGCTTTTCAAGCCTTTCTATGACGCTCTGAGCATTCCCCTGCCAGAATTAGACATGAACATTCCCTCCAAATTCGACAAGCAGGTAGAGGTGCTTTTCAATATCAAGCCAGCAGTTTTCAGTTTCATTTTTGGCATTCCTTCGCCCGAAATACTGAATGAGGCACGGAGATTGGGCATTAAAACAGTTGGCGCGGCTACTACATTAGATGAAGCCCTGGCTTTGGAAGAAGCAAAAGTTGACGCTATTGTGGCAGCAGGCTTTGAAGCAGGCGGACACCGTCCTTCCTTCTTAAAACCTGCACAGGATTCCCTAACCGGCACATTCGCCTTGGTTCAGCAACTGAAAGCCCGGATAAAAACACCTGTGATCGCCGCCGGAGGTATTACCGACGGCAAGGGCATTGCAGCCGCATTGACTTTGGGAGCCGATGCCGCACAACTTGGTACCGCATTCCTGGTGACCGACGAGTCCAATACCACCCCACTTCACAAAGCCTTATTGCTCTCTGAGGAAGCCAATTACCACACGGTCCTTTCCAAATCACTGACTGGCCGAATGGGGAGAATGATCAGCAATACCATTTCAAAGGAAATTTCAAACCAGACTCCGGTACTGCCATTTCCATTGCAAACACGCCTGCTCGCCCCGCTCAGAGAAGCCTCCCTGGCCCAGGGCAGAACAGATATGGTCAATTTCTGGTCAGGTCAGAATCCGGTCCGGTTAAAACTTTCAAAAGCAGCAGAGGTCATGCAGGCACTGGTCACCGAAACGCAGCGCATACTTGAACCTCGTGCTGGTTTGTAAGGCCGAAAGCATTTTGTTACCCTTTTGCCATAAAAGGATCTGTGACACTTTCGTTACCCGTTTCCACGTGCCCTGCGTATCTTCTCACCGTCTTGGATTGATCTACCTGAATGCTGAGGTCGTACCAGTTGTAGCTTTTGGAAAGTGTCATCACAGCTTGTGAACGGCCGCCGGCTGCTATTTTCAGGTTCAATGGTTTTTCTCCATATGCATTGTCAATGATCGCGATCGAAGCCGCTTTGCTGCCTTTGTTGCCAATCGTAAATAGCAGATCACCTTTCAATTTGCCTGTTTTGTCGGGTACATAGGCGCAGGTTACCGTCACATCATTGTCCTGGACACCGCCTGCGAACTCACGGAAAAATCCATTGGGACCGTAAACTTTCAAATGATACTTTCCGCCTTCAAAGTCTGATATTTTCCAGGTTTGTTTTAATGTATCCCCGGCTTTGACTGCATAGTTCCAGACTCTCAGCTCTTCGCCCTGATATGGATTCATGGCGTAAATGATGAATGGCGCACCCACTGATTTTTCACCAAAAGCCTTATTTCCTGCATGCAGGGCAATTTCAAATGTAGTTTTATCTTTGGAAAGATCACCTTCGACGTACAACTCATAAGGTATCGCACACGACGGCCGCGTGCCGGGTTCTTGTTTAGGGAGGTAGCTGGTACCGGCAGTATTCTGGTTAATTTCTTTGATTTCGCTCGCCGACAATGCTTTAAAATTCGATGGTGCATCACGGAATTGTGCTTTATGGATCGTCGTCACAATTTCGTCGCGGTTGACAGGCTGGGGCTTTTTGTAAGTGGAAGGATCATAAGGTTGAAATACCGAACTCACATTTCCACATATCGTCCTTCTCCACTCGGATATATTGGTTTCCCTGATCTTTTTGCCTGATTTATGGCTGGTAAATTCTTCAAGAAACTGAATAATGGAAGTATGGTCAAAAACCTGCGAGCACACTTTGCCCCCGCGCGACCACGGCGACGCTACCACCAGTGGCACCCGGAAACCCAGTCCGATAGCACCTTCCCGCGCATTCCCCTTCGGTACCTGCGACATATCCTGTTCCAGCGTCACGTATTCCGCTTTAATGTCAATGCCTTCCGACACTTTCCCGGAATCGGGTTTAAATGGATTCGGGATTGAAAACGGTGGAACGTGGTCGTAGTAGCCGTCATTTTCATCATAACACAAAATAAAGATCGTCTTCTTCCAAACCTCCGGGTTCTGCGTCAGGATATCGAGCGTTTCCGAAACGTACCAGGCACCATACCAGGGCGCAGACGGATGATCAGAAAAATTCTGCGGCGCGGCCAGGTATGATACTGTCGGCAGCTTTCCTTCTTTTACATCCTTTCGGAATTGATAGAAAATATCACTTTTCGGGACCTGTACTTTCCTTTTTTCTCCATTTTCCTCGTAAGTGATCGTGCTTAGTTTGAGATAATCAGGATCTTCGCGGTTGGACACAAATGCACGATGATGCAGGTCGCGCTCCTTTACCGAGAATTTTTTGAGGTTTTCTTCACTGTATTGGGCCAGATCTCCCTCGTATTTTTCCAGCAATGCAACCTGGTTATCGTAGCTTTTCGAAAGTTTGGTTTTTTCCTCAACGGATGCTACCGTGAGCTTTTCTTTCAAATTGGGCAGCTCGGTTTTGAGTTTTTCAACTTCCAGTTTGGCATAATGAATGTAATCCGCAGAAGACTTAACATGGTACTGCGCATACCTTTCCAATGGGTTACAGCCAAAATTGCTCAGCCACGAACCTAGGCCGGGATGAAACTGCATGATCGCGCCAACCTCGTTCTGATAAAACTTCCACGAAACATCCGCATCATGCAGCCGCTCCGGGAATGTCTTCCATTTGACCGGCTTATTGATCGAAAAATAACTGTTCCGAACCACCGCGAGTGAGTCAATATCAGGAGTTTCGCGGATCGTACCCGACCATAAATAGTAGCGGTTCGGGTGTGTGGGCGTCATCGACGAACAGAAGTTCTGATCACAGACCGTGAATGCATCGGCAAGTGCATAGTAAAACGGCAGATCTTCGCGGTCGTAATAACCAAGCGTCAGCGGCATATCCGAATATTCGGCATGACCTGACCGCTTCGAAGTCAGCCATTTATCATACTTACCACCATTGTAAGCATCCACCTGCGACTCACGCGAATGCGGCAGATCGTGCATCCACGTAGCTTTTGTATTTTTAATATTGAGCCGGAAAGGTCCGTAGGTATCTCCTTTTTTGTCAGTCTGCAGCCAGACTTTATTTTTATTCGGCAACGTAATCGCCCGGGGATCATTGAAGCCCCGTACTCCTTGCAACTTACCGTAAGTGTGATCGAATGAGCGGTTTTCCTGCATTAAAATAACGACGTGCTCAGCATCCAGATAAGTGGTGCCGGGAGCAGGATTAATGGCCATTGCGCGCTGCACCGATTCGGGCAAAAAGCCCATCATTCCTGCGCCGCCGGTCAGCAGAGCGGCCTTTTTTAAAAATTCTCTCCTTGAATCCATGTGGGTGGTTATGGTTTAGCAACTACCAAAGAAAGCAAATTGGACAGTTTCGATACTTAGTATTAATGATATGATAACAGAATCATTACAGTAGCCTCTTTGCGATGGCGGCGAGTATAAGTTGCGTTGGTTCGTATAAAACTTCTCCCATATATCGCATGAAATCGCTTTTTTATTGGATCCTGCTCGCCCCTTTGCATTTGCTGGCGCAGTCCGTTCCCGACCAGAAATTTGTCCAGGAAGTAGTCACCATTCATTCCGGCAAGGAAGGGTTACCCGCTGGAAAAATCACTCAGATCACATTAAAAAACAATCAGCCGGTAGCGCTGGTGGCTGGTAAATCCGTGCAGTTCAGCGCTGGTAAATGGATTTCAGCTGCCAATGAAAAACATGCAACGAATGCTGGGTTACCTGCCATTGTCGGAACTAAGATACTGACTGCTGTGCCGTATCAGGGCGGGTATGCGATAGGCTGTGAGGAAGGTTTGTATGTTTATAAAAATGGCAAAAAAGCAGAAAGGATTTTTCCGAAAAATGAAGAATACAGCTGGGCGCTCAGAAATGTAGCAGCACTGGTTACCGACTCGAAAGGGCGGCTCTGGTTTGGGTCGGAAGAAGGAGTGGGTTATCTCGACGGTACAAAATGGAAACTGTTCACCGGAAAGGAGGGCTTACCTTATAACCAGTTTACCTGCGCTGCCGCCGGGCTGGACGGAATAGTTTGGTTTGGTACCAAAAAAGGCGCCATTGAAGTTGACAATGATCAGTTCAAATACCGTTTCAGCCGCAGATGGCTGCCCAACGACCAGGTGAATACCATTGCCGTACAGCCTGATAATGGTACCGCCTGGATCGGTACCGACAAAGGCATCAGCCAGATTGCACCGGTTGCATTATCATTGGAAGAAAAGGCACGAATTTTCACCAGGCAGGTCGAAGAACGGCATAACCGCATGGGCTTTATCGCTCAGAGCCATTTGAAAGAGCAATTCAATGTAGCCACTTCCGAAGTAGCGATTTCCGACAATGATGGCATGTATACGGCCATGTACGGTGCCGCGCAGGCATTCAGGTATGCGGCGACGGGTGATCCCGAGGCCAAAGCGCTGGCGGACAGAAGCTTCAAGTCCTGCAAATGGCTGGTGGATATTTCACACGAAAAAGGCTTCCCGGCGCGGGTCATTATCCCGGTGGACTGGCACGAACCGGTGAATGAGGTGTACAGCCGCGAGGCAAATCTCCGGCATCAGGAGCACGATCCGATGTGGAAAGACATTTATCCGCGTTTCCCAAAAAGCAAAGACGGCAAATATTACTGGAAATGTGACACGAGTTCCGATGAACTGGCTGGCCATTTTTTCTTCTACGGAATATATTATGACCTGGTTGCGAAAACAGAAGAAGAAAAACAGGCAGTGCGGGATGTAGTAGGCGACATTACCGA
The genomic region above belongs to Dyadobacter pollutisoli and contains:
- a CDS encoding Crp/Fnr family transcriptional regulator, encoding MEAKEILKHHFAKTVTLTDEQFNYIFSHFKPIFFKKGQVIISEGDKVEHEYFVTSGCLKAFFVNDEIKMYILQFAMPTWWTSDYGALYNQTRATINVDCITDAEVLSISNDDREKVCGEFHQVEHFFRWRTNRGYIASQKRLLSFMNNNTRTRYEDLLAQYPQLYNLVPKHLIAAYLGVSRETLSRLYNSHK
- a CDS encoding tautomerase family protein — protein: MPYIKIEVTREGVTREQKQKLIAGVTNVITEVLNKDPKLTHVVIQEIELDDWGYAGEQVSVLREKGITANKPA
- a CDS encoding phosphocholine-specific phospholipase C → MDSRREFLKKAALLTGGAGMMGFLPESVQRAMAINPAPGTTYLDAEHVVILMQENRSFDHTYGKLQGVRGFNDPRAITLPNKNKVWLQTDKKGDTYGPFRLNIKNTKATWMHDLPHSRESQVDAYNGGKYDKWLTSKRSGHAEYSDMPLTLGYYDREDLPFYYALADAFTVCDQNFCSSMTPTHPNRYYLWSGTIRETPDIDSLAVVRNSYFSINKPVKWKTFPERLHDADVSWKFYQNEVGAIMQFHPGLGSWLSNFGCNPLERYAQYHVKSSADYIHYAKLEVEKLKTELPNLKEKLTVASVEEKTKLSKSYDNQVALLEKYEGDLAQYSEENLKKFSVKERDLHHRAFVSNREDPDYLKLSTITYEENGEKRKVQVPKSDIFYQFRKDVKEGKLPTVSYLAAPQNFSDHPSAPWYGAWYVSETLDILTQNPEVWKKTIFILCYDENDGYYDHVPPFSIPNPFKPDSGKVSEGIDIKAEYVTLEQDMSQVPKGNAREGAIGLGFRVPLVVASPWSRGGKVCSQVFDHTSIIQFLEEFTSHKSGKKIRETNISEWRRTICGNVSSVFQPYDPSTYKKPQPVNRDEIVTTIHKAQFRDAPSNFKALSASEIKEINQNTAGTSYLPKQEPGTRPSCAIPYELYVEGDLSKDKTTFEIALHAGNKAFGEKSVGAPFIIYAMNPYQGEELRVWNYAVKAGDTLKQTWKISDFEGGKYHLKVYGPNGFFREFAGGVQDNDVTVTCAYVPDKTGKLKGDLLFTIGNKGSKAASIAIIDNAYGEKPLNLKIAAGGRSQAVMTLSKSYNWYDLSIQVDQSKTVRRYAGHVETGNESVTDPFMAKG
- a CDS encoding NAD(P)H-dependent flavin oxidoreductase; this encodes MWNQTRITQLLGIKYPILLGPMGGGFSTPELLAAVSNAGGLGSLGAYTLTPEQLLEAGKSIKNQTDKPYNINLWVSDVDPELAHYSAESLEKVKALFKPFYDALSIPLPELDMNIPSKFDKQVEVLFNIKPAVFSFIFGIPSPEILNEARRLGIKTVGAATTLDEALALEEAKVDAIVAAGFEAGGHRPSFLKPAQDSLTGTFALVQQLKARIKTPVIAAGGITDGKGIAAALTLGADAAQLGTAFLVTDESNTTPLHKALLLSEEANYHTVLSKSLTGRMGRMISNTISKEISNQTPVLPFPLQTRLLAPLREASLAQGRTDMVNFWSGQNPVRLKLSKAAEVMQALVTETQRILEPRAGL
- a CDS encoding nuclear transport factor 2 family protein, with protein sequence MNNYTDNAAAVTAVLSNYLNGVFNGDVDLLRSAFHPQALVAGDVNGQPYFKTLDQYLDGVKNRKSPFELGEKFRMEILSIEIINMIAVAKLRLPMFEFNYYDLLSLTKVNGEWVIVNKLLTNVSI
- a CDS encoding glycosyltransferase family 87 protein; this encodes MLKKLSAFFSKEYAILSVYVLASIGIALQHYRGGPDKYNNFVIFRSSVLHLLHHQNLHLEYPDEYFDLFLYHPSFCILFSPFAFLPVSVSIVLWAIACSLAVFYAIKCLPVSYKSKCFLWWFILVELTTSLHSQQTNPLIAALGLFTFTFLEKQKPKWAALFPILAFCIKGYGLIFAAMFIFYPKKGQYILYSLIWLLVLTILPFPITGTGHFVQVYQDWFDILLADHKNNFGFSVMGLFKVWNPNLTDADVTRIQLAGLLLLATTWTLNLIKNTFADESRRMLLLAYLFLWVILFNHASESPTYVIAVTGAALFYIVNRDFVKPWPTVLIVLVLFFSMLAPTDVYPPSWRNEFFKPYLIKVIPCLLVWAVVQFELLFIYEKQPALSSTQY
- a CDS encoding YceI family protein translates to METKRFAVEGSQSNIDWTGRKVTGAHNGTIDIKAGELTLLDGKLSGGNFVIDATSIKILDITDPATNAQFAGHLFSEDFFATERFPQATFVITSTSQQHNDSYTVTGDLTIKGITHTVSFPAHIHFSDSSVTASGKILVDRTRYEMKFRSGNFFTNLGDTLIYNEFELDVKLTASATI
- a CDS encoding SDR family NAD(P)-dependent oxidoreductase, which gives rise to MKKQTIIITGASTGIGKAIAGLFLQNEYNVVINSANEANLTETFNELGHHERLARVTGDISRPATGQQLVETAVTRFGTVDILVNNAGIFEPKGFLEVDEAYLDRFLSINLKGTYFTSQAAIRQMLKQGEGSIINIGTVLVDHAIGGFPATAPIASKGGIHALTRQLAAEFGKNNIRVNGIAPGIIRSPLQSKNGISDADSLAGLHLVDRIGETSDVAELVLYLAGSNFVSGEIINLDGGHVSGHHIG